Within the Paenibacillus sp. AN1007 genome, the region CATGCTCCCTTCCCCCCTGTCCGTTACCCTGCCCGGTAACAGCCCCATATCCACAACCGGCTCTGCCAATCTTGCCAGTTGCCAGTACCAGATTCAGGAAATGACGAACAGCCATATGTCCGTCCGTTTGCTGCTCTACCCCGCGTGCCGTCATAATCATGCCGGTCTGTGCTTCACCGTAGGCCATCGCCGCCTGACGGATCTTCTCCAGTTCAACTCCGCATGCTGCTGCGGCCTGTTCCAGCTTCAGCTCTTTCATCTCCTGTACCAGCTGCTCATATCCGGTTGTTCGCTCTTGAACAAATCGGGAATCTGTCAATCCGGCATCCATGATGACCTTCAGCATTGTATCAGCCAGCAGTGAATCCATACCAGGCTTTACCTGAAGGTGCAGATCAGCAATGGCTGCGGTCGCCGTCCTTCGCGGATCAATCACAATAATAAACGTCCCATTATCCTTGGCCTCATTAAAGTAAGGCAAAAGTGTTGGCTGACATTCGGCTATATTTGTTCCTGCCAGAATAATGCAGCCGGCTTTGGGAATATCGGACAGTGGAAAGGTTAAACCGCGGTCCATTCCAAACACTTTGCTCCCGGCGGAAGCTGCTGCTGACATGCAGAAGCGGCCGTTATAGTCGATGTATTTACTTCCTAGAGCCACTCGTGTGAATTTGCCAAGCAAATATGCGGTTTCATTGGTCAACGAGCCGCCGCCATATACTCCGACAGTATGGGGACCGTAGGTATGCTGAAGCTGCCGCAGACGATCAGCAATCGTCTGAATCGCCTCCTCCCATGTACAGGGCTCCAGTTCTCCCTGGCGGCGGATGAGCGGATACATCAGACGCTCGGAACTGAATACCTGCTGGTGAGCGTTCATGCCCTTCACACACAGGCGGCCCTGTGAAGCCTTATTGGGTACGCCCTGAACCCTGTACTCTGCTGGTCTCTGACCTGCAGCAGGAGCGGCAAGCTCTTCGACTGACATCCTGCACTGCACGCTGCAGTAAGGACATTGGGTTTCTTTTACATATAACCTTGATGCAGCTTGTTCCGTATTCACTGCTTCCATCATGATCCACTCCTGCCTTCCCGGGTTATATATTTAAGTCTTTATGCTTCTACCTGAACACTGGGTACTTCGATGGATATCCGTTCCGCCTGTGCAGCATCAACGCCGCGTTCCTGTTCACGAATGAATCCGAGTTCGTGCTGCAGGCGTGTATCCAAAAGCGTTTCCCGAATCAGCATGATGCCAAGTCGTTCCGTCCACATCCATAACGGTTCATCAAACCAAGCCGTCTGCCGATACCACTGCAGACAGGCTGACGAGAGATCAGCGGCCTGCTGCGCTGAATCAGCTGTGCCCAGCAGCAGACCTTCTTTCACCGGATGTCCTGCATGGCCTCCAGCATAAATCTCCCATCCAGCCGGGGAAGCCAGCAGACCTATGTCTGCCACCAGCGCACTCACCGGAGAACGAATACCCGAGGCAATACCTATGTTGACTTGGGACGGCATCACTGCATTTTTCCACATGATGCGAAGCTGAGTCTCTAGATCACCTGCAGCAGTGCTGGAAGCCAATGATGAAATGTGGTGATCCGAATAGAGGTGTATCCCCTGATGATGTTCCAGTCCTGTTTTCAATTCTTTTTCAACGGAGTACGGTATGAGTCTTGAGATATGAGCATAATAGCGAACTGCAGGAAGGCATACGGAGCAGCCAAGTTCGGACTGCCATTTCAGCTGCTTCAGAAGCGAAGTGAATTGTTTTTCGCCAACGGGGGCGACCCCAGACTCTAAATTCGGGCTTCTGGTTTTGTCCGGATCTGCTGTCACCATAACATCCAATCGACGTTTAAGCTCTTCATGACCCATGTCGGTGCAGCGGCATACAGGCATTACGGTAGACTTTTTTTCCGCAGCATCTGCATCTGCACTTATATCTGCACCTCCATCACGCTTCACGCGTTGAGCGTGTTTCAGCAGGGCAGCCACCATGGGTTTGCATCCACCGCATGAACCTGAAGCTTTGGTTTGCTGTTTCACTTGTTCGACAGTCTCCAGCCCCCGCTCCTGAATGGCCTTCAGAATCGCTGCTTTGGTTACATTGCTGCAGGCACATACCGTATCCTGACTTGGAAGCGCAGCTGCGGCTGTCTCTGCTGGGTCTGGGACATCTTCCCGGGGAGCAAGCTCGGCTATATCTGCTCCGCGCCGCACAAGACCAAGCAGAGCCGTGCCTTCAACCGTGTTTCCAAACAGTATGGCACCTCTAATCCTGCCAGCCTGCATCAGCACTTTTTTGTACGTGCCTTGAATGCCATCCAAATGCTGAACTGCCGTCTGCAGCAGGTCGCCGCTGATCTCCCCTGCCGAGAAGACATCCACACCCGACACTTTCAGCTGTGAATACGGGACAGAACCTGCATACCCGGGAATCTCCTGTCCGCATAACGTACGCGCCAGCACCTTCCCCTGCTCATACAGCGGTGCTACCAGACCATAACTGATGCCCCGATGCTCTGCACATTCTCCAACGGCATATATATCCGGCACACTGGTACGCATATAATCGTCGACTACAACAGCACGTTGTGTGGCGATGCCGCTTCTCCTGGCTAAATCCACATTCGGCCGAATCCCGACAGCGACAATAACCACCTGTGCCTCAAGCTTCGAACCATCTGTGAACAGAAGTCCCTGCGCTTGTGAACGTCCGGTGATTTTCTGCGTGTTTTTATTTAAAAGAAAGGACATGCCCTGAGCTTCAAGCTCAGCCTGAAGCATCGATGCAGCCTCGTAATCCAGCTGCCGGTTCATAATATAAGGCGCATTATGAACCACCACCGCTTCCATACCCAGATGCAGCAGTCCCCGTGCAGCTTCCAGCCCAAGCAGTCCGCCGCCGATGACAGCTGCTTTACGATATTCTTTGGAGTACTTGGCCATACGAGTGCAGTCATCGATCGTCCGGAAGGACATGACACGTTCCTTATCCATCCCAGGGATCGGCGGAATAAACGGGGAAGAACCTGTTGCGAGAATCAATATGTCGTACGTTTCCCGTTTGCCAGATTCCGTTTCAATGAATTTGTCACGAGGCTCGATCCGATGCACGGTTTCCCCCGTACAAAGCCTTATTTTACGTTCCGCATACCAGGTCCAGTCATTCATAATGATATCCTGTATGGAATGCTCACCTTGGAGAACTTTGGATAACATAATGCGATTGTAGTTAGGCCGGGGTTCTGTTCCGTAGATCACAATCTCATACGCATTCGGCTCCAGGTTAATAATCTCTTCCACACATTTCACTCCTGCCATGCCGTTGCCGACTACGACCAATTTCTTTCTGCTCATGGGCACTCCCCCTATCGCTTTTACATCTGCAAATAAAACAGAACTGCCTATCTCTGATCGACCCGGAACCATTCCTTCTCCCGATTTAAAACACAATAACCCCTTTTTCGATTTAAAGCACAATAACCCCTTTTTCCGATTTAAAGCACAATAACCCCTTTTCCATTAAGGGAAAAGGGGCACCATTGCCTCCGAGCTCTACACGCCATTGTGCAGATTTTTATTAAATTAAGATTAATTGAATCCAAAGTACATGTCAACTAATTTGACACCAAAAGCAATATTCATGCGAAAAAATAATTATTTTAAAATTTAATGTTATTTTTATTGACATTATCTTTTTCCCTTTTTATAATTTGAATCAAAATCACAGCGATGTGATCATCTCAGGAGCGGGACACAAAGACGTGTACCGCCTGTCGGCAGCGGGGCCGCAAATCGTTCTGGATCAGGACGACTTGCGGCCTTTTTCTGCCTGAATGAACACGTAGAGACATAATAAAGAACCTACTTGGATGAGGAGCGATGAGGAATGGTAGAGAGCAAAAGTTTTTGGAAAAGCGGGCATAAGCCCACGCTGTTCGGAGCATTTATGTATTTTGACATCAGTTTTATGATCTGGGGGATGCTCGGTCCGCTTGCTGTAATTATTGCCATGGATTATCCGATGACCCCATTGGAAAAAGCAAATTTGGTCGCCCTGCCCATTCTCGGGGGTTCCATTCTGCGGCTTGTGCTTGGTTTCATGTCCGACTATATCGGTCCCAAATTAACCGCACAGATTGGCATGTTATTGACACTTGTTCCATTGCTGCTGGGCTGGTTATGGGTTGATTCCCTCAGTCAGCTCTATGTCGTGGCTCTTCTGCTTGGCGTAGCGGGTGCTTCATTTGCAGCGGCACTACCGCTTGCAGGCCAGTGGTATCCAAAAGAACACCAAGGTCTTGCCATGGGTATAGCCGGGGCAGGTAACAGCGGAACGGTACTCGCCACCTTATTCGCTAACCGTCTTGCCACTCACTTTGGCAGTTGGGAGATCGTTTTTGGACTCGCAATCATTCCGATTGTAATCGTCTTTATCCTATTTTCCCTCTTTGCCAAGAATAGTCCGAATCGTCCAGAGCCCAAAAAGCTGTCTCAATACAGTTCGCTGCTTAAACAAAAAGATGCATGGGTCTTCTGTGCATTCTATTGTGTCACTTTCGGAGGTTTCGTTGGCCTCTGTAACTATCTGACCATTTTCTTTAATACCCAATACGGCCTTTCTGCAGTGCATGCCGCCGACATTACGACGTTCTGTGTGATTGCAGGCAGTTTCTTCCGGCCTGTTGGCGGTTTTCTGGCTGATAAAATGGGTGGAACCCGAATGCTGACTTTTCTATACTCAGGCGCCTGCATCATGCTTCTCGGCGTATCCTTCCTGCCCCCTCTTCCTGTAGTGATCGTCATGCTGTTCCTGGGTATGATGTGCCTTGGGGCTGGAAACGGATCTGTATTTCAATTAGTTCCGCAGCGTTTCGGAAGCGAGATCGGTCTGATGACAGGCATCGTCGGTGCTGCCGGCGGATTGGGCGGCTACGCCCTGCCGCTCATTCTGGGCCAGCTGTACAGCACATATCAATCTTACACGCCAGGCTTTATTATTCTTAGTCTCATTGCTGCCGCATCCTTGTGCCTTGTACTCTTTATGCAATCCCGCTGGCGTGTAAGCTGGCTGAACAGAGGGAGCACAGGCATAGCCGATTCAACCTCGCTGACGTCCTGATTCTCTACCTGCACAAACAAACAGCAGCACAGCCAGATAGGCAGTGCTGCTGTTTGTTCTAATACAACCTACTATTCAACCCTTTCTGCTCATGCCGAGTACTTCTGAAGAATAATAACTGCATTATGCCCGCCAAATCCAAAGGAATTGGATATGCCAATCTGTAAATCCGCTTCTCTCGCTGTATTCGGGACGTAATCCAGATCACATTCAGGGTCCTGCTGCTCCTGATTAATCGTAGGCGGGATAATACCATGCCTCAGCGTTTGGACTAGAGATATTGCCTCAGCTCCTCCTGCGGCACCGAGCATATGTCCGGTCATCGATTTGTTCGCTGTAATTGGAATACGATAGGCACTCTCTCCAAAAAGCTGTTTGATCGCTCTGGTCTCAGAGAGATCACCTGCCTCTGTACTGGTCGCATGGGCGTTAATGACATCAATATCTCCGGGCTGCAGCTGTGCGTCTCGCAGTGCTGCCTTCATGGCCAGATAAGCTCCCCTTCCTTCCGGGTGAGTCGCCACCATATGATACGCATCCGAAGAAGCTCCGTATCCGGTAACTTCAGCGAGAATATTCGCGCCTCTTGCCAGTGCATGAGACAGGGATTCCACAACCAGAATACCAGCTCCCTCTGCCATGACAAACCCGTCTCTGCCTGCGTCAAACGGCCGGCTTGCGGCTGTAAAAGCTTCATTTCTAGTCGATAATGCCGTAGCATTGCTGAAGCTGGCGAGGGATATCTCTGTCACCGCTGCTTCCGTTCCTCCAGCAAAAATGACATCTGCTCCTCCGTGACGAATCAGCCGGTAGGCTTCGCCAATGGCTGTGTTGCCAATGGAACAAGCCGTAACCGGGGAGAGCGTAGGCCCCCAGCATCCAAACCTCATACTGACTGCGGCTGCCGCCATATTGGATATCATCATGGGTACAAGCGTCGGGCTAACTCGCGATGCTCCCCGTTCCGATAAAATGCTGCCCTGATCCATCAAAGTTTGAATCCCGCCGATGCCCGAGCCGATATATACACCGATCCGCTCCCGGTCTAGTGACTCCAGCACAAGACCTGAATCTGCTAACGCCTGATCTGCAGCCGCAGCAGCAAACTGCACAAAGCGATCCATACGCCTTGCCTCCTTACGACCAAATCGAGCTTCACCATCAAAATCAAGAACCATACCAGCGATTCTCGTTTTATACAGCGCACTGTCCAGATGTTGAATCGGGGTGATTCCCGATTTCCCTTCCTTCAATGCGTTCCAGAATGTATCCACATCATTGCCGAGCGGAGAAATCACACCCATTCCTGTAATCACGACACGTTCCATACTCATATTATTTTCCTCCTTGAACGATCTTCACTTGTGAAATAAAGCTTATGTATTCATAGTGCCATTTCTATATATCCTATTACAAGTTGTCATTTATCATAGTATAATGACTACCATGATAAACAGATTGAAGGTGATCCTATGAGTGAAACGAATCGATTGCAAGCCCTGTCTGCTTTTTTAAAAACACAGCGCTCCAAGCTCTCTCCGGAATCGGTTGGCTTGCCTGCCAGCGGCAGGCGAAGAACTCCCGGACTGAGAAGAGAGGAAGTAGCACAGCTCGCGGGTGTGAGCACAACCTGGTATACCTGGTTGGAACAAGGGCGGAGCATCCAGGTTTCACATTCCGTACTGGACAGCATTGCTTCTGCACTCAGACTCACTGCGGATGAACGCAAATATTTATTTTCGCTGGCTGTGGAGCATTATTCAGATCTGCCTGTACCGGAACCGGAAACACTGCAGCTTCATCCGTCATTGCAAAAAATTTTGCAAGAACTGCGGTATTGTCCCACCATCATTTCAGATCGACGCTGTTTTATCGTAGGCTGGAACGAAGCTGCCGCACAAGTTTTTATGAACTTTGAACAGATTCCTTTCGAGCAGCGCAACATGATCAGTCTGCTGTTTGACCGAAAAGAGCTGCGCAGACTTGCAGTGAACTGGGAGGACTTTGTCAGCGGATTTTTATCTATTTTTCGCGGCTATTATGGTCGTTATGTCGACGATGAATGGTATAATCTATTTTTGGATGATATGATGAGCCGCCACTCCGATTTTCAGTCCTTGTGGAAACAAAGCAGCGTAAGCAGTGCTCCTGATGTTTGGATCGAGTTCAGACATTCCAAAGCAGGTAAAATGTTATTTGACCTGACTTCATTACAAGTTCAAGGCAATTCCGATCTGCGATGCAGCATCTATACACCAGCACCTGAAACGGCAACGGAGCGAAAATTAATGCAGCTGCTTGAACGCAAAAATGAATCCTGAACAGCTTGCTCATGACCACGGGAAAAGGTAGGGATTAGCCCGTAAATTTTATAACGTGGATTCAGAAAGGAACACCATGACCAAAGTGCTTATTATAGAGGATGATAATATGCTGGGGGACACCCTATCCTTGTATTTACAAGGTGAAGGATACGATGTATTTCGTGTGGATACTATCGGCGCGGCACTTTTGCAGCTGGACACCAGGCCAAATATCATTTTAATTGACCTGATGTTACCTGATTCGGGAGAGAAGAATCCATGTGCCTTCATGCGTGAACATACCTCCATACCGATGATTGTCATCTCTTCGTTAACCGAAGTGTCTGAGCGTATCCGTTCATTAACCGATGGTGCGGACGACTTTGTATGCAAACCTTTCAGTATGCAGGAGCTGAAGGCACGAATCGAGGCTGTTTTACGCCGATATGCGATATTGAACAGCTCTTCATTGAATGATAAGGAAACAGGGCTGACCCTTGATCTCGCACGCCGAACAATCCTGTTGAATAATCGCAAAGTCGAAATGACCTTTTCCGAATTCGAAATTATGAAGCTGTTTGTACATAATCCGGACAAGGTATTCAGCCGTTACGCGCTCATCGAATCCATCCGTGGAATTGATGCTTACATTAATGATCGAACAATTGATGTACATATCACGAAACTGCGCAGGAAAATTGAAGACAACCCCAAAAACCCCCAATTTATTCAAACGATCTGGGGGGTCGGATATAAATTCACACCTTAAACATGACCAAGGCTGCTGTATATACACCATGTTTACCATGGCAGTGACTCTGTAATGTGATTAATTTCCTGCTGTACCTGCTGCAGGATCGAGGACAGTTCCTCTTCGGAGCTTGAATTGGATAATAAAAGTGATTCCAGGTGCCGCACCGACTGCAGCAGATTTACAGCATGCAGATGGGCTGCAGCTCCTTTGAGAGAATGCGTACTGCGTAAAGCATCATGCTTCTGTTCCTGTCTTAAATATGCCTGTATTTTCCGTTCATATTCGCTGTATTCCAGAGAAAACTTGGTCAGCGCAAATTGTAAAACATGCAGTTTGTCACCCATCTGCTGCAGCGCCTTATCTGTATCAACCCCCTTGATCTCATGCATGCCCTTCAGATCAATCCAGGCTGCCAGTGTGTCTTTAATCTGCCTCTCATCAATCGGTTTAGTGAGAACAGCATTCATACCTGCCTCTAAATAGTCTTTATGGTCCCTTTTTGAGCTGTTTGCTGTAAGTGCAATGATGGGCATGGAATGATACTCTCTCATCTGACGAATATGTTTAACAGCCTCCAGTCCGTTCATTTCCGGCATGTATAGATCCATCAAAATCAGCTTCCACCGCTGCACATGCAGTTTC harbors:
- a CDS encoding molybdopterin oxidoreductase family protein, which produces MMEAVNTEQAASRLYVKETQCPYCSVQCRMSVEELAAPAAGQRPAEYRVQGVPNKASQGRLCVKGMNAHQQVFSSERLMYPLIRRQGELEPCTWEEAIQTIADRLRQLQHTYGPHTVGVYGGGSLTNETAYLLGKFTRVALGSKYIDYNGRFCMSAAASAGSKVFGMDRGLTFPLSDIPKAGCIILAGTNIAECQPTLLPYFNEAKDNGTFIIVIDPRRTATAAIADLHLQVKPGMDSLLADTMLKVIMDAGLTDSRFVQERTTGYEQLVQEMKELKLEQAAAACGVELEKIRQAAMAYGEAQTGMIMTARGVEQQTDGHMAVRHFLNLVLATGKIGRAGCGYGAVTGQGNGQGGREHGQKSDQLPGYRSIENEQDRAYIASVWDVDPALLPGKGVSAYEMMEKIHDQDIRALLVVGSNPVVSNPNVRLVEEGLRRLDFLVVADMFLSETARMADLVLPVTAYMENEGTLTNLEGRVLLREKGRAAPGETLDDWDILCRIAAQLGKGSLFQYTKAEDIFDELRIASRGGTADYYGITYERLRNEQGVFWPCPSIDDQGEGLLFYDRFAHADGKAVFTLGSSEGWDNNSEAFPLILTNGRILPHYLTGVQTRRSPALAARELENFVELHPSTAARHRIRDGEWVEIQSAYGSFAVRSRVRESIREDTLFVPMHWGGMQNVNRATRPELDPHCRMPGFKTTAAAIKPMRLV
- a CDS encoding FAD-dependent oxidoreductase codes for the protein MSRKKLVVVGNGMAGVKCVEEIINLEPNAYEIVIYGTEPRPNYNRIMLSKVLQGEHSIQDIIMNDWTWYAERKIRLCTGETVHRIEPRDKFIETESGKRETYDILILATGSSPFIPPIPGMDKERVMSFRTIDDCTRMAKYSKEYRKAAVIGGGLLGLEAARGLLHLGMEAVVVHNAPYIMNRQLDYEAASMLQAELEAQGMSFLLNKNTQKITGRSQAQGLLFTDGSKLEAQVVIVAVGIRPNVDLARRSGIATQRAVVVDDYMRTSVPDIYAVGECAEHRGISYGLVAPLYEQGKVLARTLCGQEIPGYAGSVPYSQLKVSGVDVFSAGEISGDLLQTAVQHLDGIQGTYKKVLMQAGRIRGAILFGNTVEGTALLGLVRRGADIAELAPREDVPDPAETAAAALPSQDTVCACSNVTKAAILKAIQERGLETVEQVKQQTKASGSCGGCKPMVAALLKHAQRVKRDGGADISADADAAEKKSTVMPVCRCTDMGHEELKRRLDVMVTADPDKTRSPNLESGVAPVGEKQFTSLLKQLKWQSELGCSVCLPAVRYYAHISRLIPYSVEKELKTGLEHHQGIHLYSDHHISSLASSTAAGDLETQLRIMWKNAVMPSQVNIGIASGIRSPVSALVADIGLLASPAGWEIYAGGHAGHPVKEGLLLGTADSAQQAADLSSACLQWYRQTAWFDEPLWMWTERLGIMLIRETLLDTRLQHELGFIREQERGVDAAQAERISIEVPSVQVEA
- a CDS encoding nitrate/nitrite transporter, translating into MVESKSFWKSGHKPTLFGAFMYFDISFMIWGMLGPLAVIIAMDYPMTPLEKANLVALPILGGSILRLVLGFMSDYIGPKLTAQIGMLLTLVPLLLGWLWVDSLSQLYVVALLLGVAGASFAAALPLAGQWYPKEHQGLAMGIAGAGNSGTVLATLFANRLATHFGSWEIVFGLAIIPIVIVFILFSLFAKNSPNRPEPKKLSQYSSLLKQKDAWVFCAFYCVTFGGFVGLCNYLTIFFNTQYGLSAVHAADITTFCVIAGSFFRPVGGFLADKMGGTRMLTFLYSGACIMLLGVSFLPPLPVVIVMLFLGMMCLGAGNGSVFQLVPQRFGSEIGLMTGIVGAAGGLGGYALPLILGQLYSTYQSYTPGFIILSLIAAASLCLVLFMQSRWRVSWLNRGSTGIADSTSLTS
- the fabF gene encoding beta-ketoacyl-ACP synthase II, whose protein sequence is MERVVITGMGVISPLGNDVDTFWNALKEGKSGITPIQHLDSALYKTRIAGMVLDFDGEARFGRKEARRMDRFVQFAAAAADQALADSGLVLESLDRERIGVYIGSGIGGIQTLMDQGSILSERGASRVSPTLVPMMISNMAAAAVSMRFGCWGPTLSPVTACSIGNTAIGEAYRLIRHGGADVIFAGGTEAAVTEISLASFSNATALSTRNEAFTAASRPFDAGRDGFVMAEGAGILVVESLSHALARGANILAEVTGYGASSDAYHMVATHPEGRGAYLAMKAALRDAQLQPGDIDVINAHATSTEAGDLSETRAIKQLFGESAYRIPITANKSMTGHMLGAAGGAEAISLVQTLRHGIIPPTINQEQQDPECDLDYVPNTAREADLQIGISNSFGFGGHNAVIILQKYSA
- a CDS encoding helix-turn-helix transcriptional regulator; amino-acid sequence: MSETNRLQALSAFLKTQRSKLSPESVGLPASGRRRTPGLRREEVAQLAGVSTTWYTWLEQGRSIQVSHSVLDSIASALRLTADERKYLFSLAVEHYSDLPVPEPETLQLHPSLQKILQELRYCPTIISDRRCFIVGWNEAAAQVFMNFEQIPFEQRNMISLLFDRKELRRLAVNWEDFVSGFLSIFRGYYGRYVDDEWYNLFLDDMMSRHSDFQSLWKQSSVSSAPDVWIEFRHSKAGKMLFDLTSLQVQGNSDLRCSIYTPAPETATERKLMQLLERKNES
- a CDS encoding response regulator transcription factor, whose amino-acid sequence is MTKVLIIEDDNMLGDTLSLYLQGEGYDVFRVDTIGAALLQLDTRPNIILIDLMLPDSGEKNPCAFMREHTSIPMIVISSLTEVSERIRSLTDGADDFVCKPFSMQELKARIEAVLRRYAILNSSSLNDKETGLTLDLARRTILLNNRKVEMTFSEFEIMKLFVHNPDKVFSRYALIESIRGIDAYINDRTIDVHITKLRRKIEDNPKNPQFIQTIWGVGYKFTP